Proteins encoded together in one Oxalobacteraceae sp. CFBP 8761 window:
- a CDS encoding PAS domain S-box protein yields the protein MNSPFSFLAGGGEMGTLMRAHDWQTTPLGPPDTWPMALKTMVRVMLSSNHPMFIWWGDELIQFYNDSYRQTLGPERHPSALAQPGRICWAEAWDLIGPEIERIMAGGPAAWHDDRLIPLTRHGRREDIWWTYGYSPIEDEGGVRGVLAIVNDVTHNHLLRQRLEQTHHALFDTMDEGFGMIEMIDDANGKAVDYLFVEANPAFARHTGLVDSVGQTARALVPGIEQSWIDIYDDIARSGVPRRFEQGSEAMERWFTVYASRIAHPTRRRVALLFTDISNQKNAERALQASEAAARAALAQAEADRRRLDALLSSAPVGIVYADAHGALSSANPMMHVLWGEHPMTTSPEGYGDWRGWWADGSPRHGQQVQARDWSLVRALRGEQVDADLVEIEPFGRPHERHTLLTRAAPIRDDAGNITGAVAASMDMTAQVQVQRALRESENKFRTMTEAMPQMVWSGLPDGTNDYANRRWCEFTGMSGQALAGSGWTRAIHPDDLSALRTQWMASLASGALFEIEHRLRHHSGDYRWVLNRALPVRDEAGAIIRWMGTVTDMHDHRLAAEELKAASARKDEFLAMLAHELRNPLAPISTAAQMLKLSSLDPKRTAHAADVIGRQVRHMVELVDDLLDVSRVTRGLVELERLPVDLKTVIHSAIEQARPLIEKKGHTLATRLGEANVTVTGDRKRLVQVMTNLLGNAAKYTPDGGEITVFAQADAATDCVTLSVRDNGIGIDASLLPDIFDLFTQARRTPDRAQGGLGLGLALVRSMVTLHGGRVEAHSDGPGRGSCFAVTLPVGPGGAGPVAATHDDSALASHTALRILIVDDNRDAAESLGMVLAAVGHTVQVEESPHGALLRAESEAFDVCLLDIGLPDMDGYQLARRLRAAPRLAGAVMVALSGYGQPQDVAASQAAGFSRHLVKPVDIPYLLALLDTLAPDPGAMPA from the coding sequence TTGAATTCACCTTTCAGCTTCCTGGCCGGCGGCGGCGAGATGGGCACCCTGATGCGCGCTCACGACTGGCAGACGACCCCGCTGGGGCCGCCCGACACCTGGCCCATGGCGCTCAAGACCATGGTCCGCGTCATGTTGTCGAGCAATCACCCGATGTTCATCTGGTGGGGCGACGAGCTGATCCAGTTCTACAACGACAGCTACCGCCAGACCCTCGGCCCCGAACGCCATCCATCCGCGCTGGCTCAGCCTGGCCGGATCTGCTGGGCAGAAGCCTGGGACCTGATCGGCCCTGAGATCGAGCGCATCATGGCTGGTGGCCCCGCAGCCTGGCATGACGACCGGCTGATCCCGCTCACGCGCCATGGCCGGCGTGAAGATATCTGGTGGACCTATGGCTACAGCCCGATCGAGGACGAAGGCGGCGTGCGCGGCGTGCTCGCCATCGTCAACGACGTCACGCACAACCACCTGCTGCGCCAGCGCCTCGAGCAAACCCACCACGCGCTGTTCGACACGATGGACGAAGGCTTCGGCATGATCGAGATGATCGACGATGCCAACGGCAAGGCAGTCGATTATCTGTTCGTCGAAGCCAACCCCGCCTTTGCGCGCCACACCGGTCTGGTCGACAGTGTCGGCCAGACGGCGCGCGCGCTGGTACCCGGCATCGAACAGAGCTGGATCGACATCTATGACGATATTGCCCGCAGCGGCGTGCCACGCCGCTTTGAGCAAGGCTCCGAAGCAATGGAGCGCTGGTTCACCGTCTACGCCAGCCGCATCGCGCACCCGACCCGGCGCCGTGTGGCGCTGCTATTTACCGACATCAGCAACCAGAAGAATGCCGAGCGCGCCCTGCAGGCGAGCGAAGCGGCCGCGCGCGCCGCCCTCGCCCAGGCCGAGGCCGACCGGCGGCGTCTCGATGCCCTGCTCAGTTCGGCACCCGTGGGCATCGTCTACGCCGACGCCCACGGTGCGCTCTCGTCGGCCAATCCGATGATGCACGTGCTGTGGGGCGAGCATCCCATGACCACCAGTCCCGAAGGCTATGGCGACTGGCGCGGCTGGTGGGCCGACGGTTCGCCGCGCCATGGCCAGCAAGTCCAGGCCCGCGACTGGTCGCTGGTGCGCGCGCTGCGCGGCGAGCAGGTCGACGCCGACCTCGTCGAGATCGAACCATTCGGCCGGCCGCATGAGCGGCATACCCTGCTCACCCGGGCCGCACCGATCCGTGACGATGCCGGCAATATCACCGGCGCCGTGGCCGCGTCGATGGACATGACGGCGCAGGTGCAGGTGCAGCGCGCGCTGCGCGAGAGCGAAAACAAGTTCCGCACGATGACCGAAGCGATGCCGCAGATGGTGTGGTCGGGCCTGCCCGATGGCACCAACGATTACGCCAACCGGCGCTGGTGCGAATTCACGGGAATGTCGGGCCAGGCGCTGGCCGGCAGCGGCTGGACCCGCGCCATCCATCCCGATGACTTGTCGGCGCTGCGGACGCAGTGGATGGCCAGCCTGGCCAGCGGCGCGCTGTTCGAGATCGAGCACCGGCTGCGCCACCACAGCGGCGACTACCGCTGGGTGCTCAACCGCGCGCTGCCGGTGCGCGACGAGGCCGGGGCCATCATCCGCTGGATGGGCACGGTCACCGACATGCACGACCACCGGCTGGCCGCCGAAGAGCTCAAGGCCGCCAGTGCGCGCAAGGATGAATTCCTGGCGATGCTCGCGCATGAGCTGCGCAATCCGCTGGCCCCGATCAGCACCGCTGCCCAGATGCTCAAGCTCTCAAGCCTCGATCCGAAGCGCACCGCGCATGCGGCCGACGTGATCGGCCGCCAGGTGCGGCACATGGTCGAGCTGGTGGACGATCTGCTCGACGTCTCACGCGTCACGCGCGGCCTGGTCGAACTCGAGCGCCTGCCGGTCGATCTCAAGACTGTCATCCACAGCGCCATCGAGCAGGCGCGCCCGCTCATCGAAAAAAAGGGCCACACGCTCGCCACACGCCTGGGTGAGGCCAATGTCACCGTCACGGGCGACCGCAAGCGGCTGGTGCAGGTGATGACCAACCTGCTGGGCAACGCGGCCAAGTACACGCCAGATGGCGGCGAGATCACCGTGTTTGCCCAGGCCGACGCCGCTACCGACTGCGTGACCCTCTCGGTCAGGGACAACGGCATCGGCATCGACGCCAGCCTGCTGCCCGACATCTTCGATCTGTTCACGCAAGCCCGGCGCACGCCGGACCGGGCACAGGGCGGCCTGGGCCTGGGGCTGGCCCTGGTGCGCAGCATGGTGACGCTGCACGGCGGCAGGGTCGAGGCGCACAGCGACGGTCCTGGCCGCGGCAGCTGCTTTGCCGTTACCTTGCCGGTGGGCCCGGGCGGGGCCGGTCCCGTGGCCGCCACGCACGATGACAGCGCACTGGCTTCGCACACGGCGCTGCGCATCCTGATCGTCGACGACAACCGCGACGCCGCCGAGTCGCTGGGCATGGTGCTCGCGGCCGTGGGCCACACAGTGCAGGTCGAGGAGTCGCCCCATGGCGCGCTGCTGCGGGCCGAATCCGAGGCGTTCGATGTCTGCCTGCTCGATATCGGCCTGCCCGACATGGACGGCTACCAGCTTGCGCGCCGGCTGCGCGCCGCGCCGCGTCTGGCGGGCGCGGTCATGGTGGCGCTCAGCGGCTATGGACAGCCGCAGGACGTGGCCGCCTCGCAGGCCGCCGGGTTTTCGCGCCACCTGGTCAAGCCGGTCGACATTCCCTATTTGCTGGCGCTGCTCGACACACTCGCGCCGGACCCGGGAGCCATGCCGGCTTGA
- a CDS encoding GNAT family N-acetyltransferase, whose translation MPHDITLRTLSHADAHACSEQLADVLIDCVEGGASVSFMLPLSRTTALDYWHDIAGGVERGERTLIVAQDKAGILGTVQLITAMPDNQQHRADVAKLLVRRQARGAGIGRRLMEAVEEAARTQGRSVLVLDTADSTAERLYARSGWQRAGSVPDFACLPDGPLCATTFFYKHCAPASALGR comes from the coding sequence ATGCCCCATGACATCACGCTGCGCACCCTTTCACATGCCGACGCCCACGCCTGCAGCGAGCAACTGGCCGATGTCCTGATCGACTGCGTCGAAGGCGGCGCATCGGTCAGCTTCATGCTGCCGCTGTCGCGCACGACGGCGCTGGACTACTGGCACGACATCGCAGGCGGCGTGGAGCGCGGCGAGCGCACGCTGATCGTGGCGCAGGACAAGGCTGGCATTCTCGGCACCGTCCAGCTGATTACCGCCATGCCGGACAATCAGCAACATCGGGCGGATGTGGCCAAGCTGCTGGTGCGGCGCCAGGCACGTGGCGCAGGCATCGGCCGACGGTTGATGGAGGCAGTCGAAGAAGCCGCGCGTACGCAAGGGCGCAGCGTGCTGGTACTCGACACGGCTGACAGCACCGCCGAACGCCTGTATGCACGGTCGGGCTGGCAGCGCGCCGGCAGCGTCCCTGACTTCGCCTGTCTGCCCGACGGCCCGCTGTGTGCAACGACCTTCTTCTATAAGCACTGCGCGCCTGCCAGTGCACTTGGGCGCTGA
- a CDS encoding response regulator, protein MLGISVSLVQQLVETGVLDAWKTQGGHRRIPLKAVLDYKNKLAGSMGREASGRATILVIEDNAIQRALYQRQFTAWDLPADFIFCENGYQALLQIARRPPDILLADIVMEGIDGFEVVRTVMTDPELADVSIAILSGLPADELAARGGVPAGGVFFPKPINYDELRGYLRANVAQRVRKPAPV, encoded by the coding sequence ATGCTCGGTATCTCGGTGTCGCTAGTGCAGCAGCTGGTGGAAACAGGCGTGCTGGATGCCTGGAAGACCCAGGGCGGGCACCGCCGGATTCCACTCAAGGCAGTACTGGACTACAAGAACAAGCTGGCCGGAAGCATGGGGCGCGAAGCCAGCGGGCGCGCGACCATTCTCGTGATCGAGGATAACGCCATCCAACGCGCCCTGTACCAGCGTCAGTTTACGGCCTGGGACTTGCCAGCGGATTTCATCTTCTGCGAAAACGGCTACCAGGCGCTCCTGCAGATCGCCCGCCGCCCGCCCGACATCCTGCTGGCCGACATCGTCATGGAGGGCATCGACGGCTTCGAAGTGGTGCGCACCGTCATGACCGACCCGGAACTGGCCGACGTCAGCATTGCCATCCTGTCCGGGCTGCCTGCCGACGAGCTTGCAGCCCGCGGCGGCGTCCCGGCAGGCGGCGTGTTCTTCCCCAAACCAATCAATTACGACGAGCTGCGCGGCTATCTGCGCGCGAACGTCGCGCAGCGCGTCCGCAAGCCGGCGCCGGTGTAA
- a CDS encoding HAMP domain-containing histidine kinase, protein MLGLRGAVFATWEARVRERVAQARNVQHPILIDTLPVFYDNIVQSISPDYPRTSAVDGTTVAAEHGGERARITSYDHNALIEEYQIFRWAIFDVLHREQVVLDHREVHTIHSSIDSGIQEAVEAFSLVHSGFRERFAAALTHDMRGPLGATVSALELILRSDDPDQIKKVAARALANTRRMSSMVDELLDTMAFHSGESIPLTITTFPMDELVAEVLADARTAHGSRFELHAHPVDGWWDRQVFKRALENLVSNAVKYGAPATPISVKVDQLHERLLVSVHNDGPPIPPHEQECIFQMYRRAELAQRGDPQGWGIGLPYVRAVAESHGGSIGLDSNSDRGTTFFINIPIDGRPHAGSRTLVAGQAPGATTID, encoded by the coding sequence ATGCTGGGCCTGCGCGGGGCGGTTTTCGCGACATGGGAAGCACGCGTGCGCGAACGCGTTGCGCAGGCGCGCAATGTCCAGCATCCGATCCTGATCGATACGCTGCCGGTGTTCTACGACAATATCGTCCAGAGCATCAGCCCCGACTATCCGCGTACCTCCGCCGTCGACGGCACCACGGTCGCGGCCGAGCATGGCGGCGAGCGCGCGCGCATCACGTCGTACGATCACAATGCGCTGATCGAGGAGTACCAGATCTTCCGCTGGGCCATCTTCGATGTGCTGCACCGCGAACAAGTCGTGCTCGATCACCGTGAAGTCCACACGATCCACTCATCGATCGATTCCGGCATTCAAGAGGCCGTCGAAGCGTTCTCTCTCGTGCACAGCGGCTTCCGGGAACGCTTCGCCGCAGCACTCACGCACGATATGCGCGGCCCGCTGGGCGCCACGGTCAGTGCACTCGAACTCATTCTGCGCAGCGATGACCCGGACCAGATCAAGAAGGTGGCCGCCAGAGCGCTGGCCAATACCCGGCGCATGAGCAGCATGGTCGACGAATTGCTCGATACGATGGCGTTTCACAGTGGCGAAAGCATTCCGCTGACCATCACGACCTTTCCGATGGACGAACTCGTGGCCGAGGTGCTGGCCGACGCACGCACCGCGCACGGGTCCCGTTTCGAGCTGCATGCGCATCCTGTCGATGGCTGGTGGGATCGTCAGGTATTCAAGCGGGCGCTCGAGAATCTGGTCTCCAACGCCGTGAAATACGGGGCGCCTGCCACGCCGATCAGCGTCAAGGTCGACCAGCTCCACGAACGCCTGCTCGTGTCGGTGCACAACGACGGCCCGCCGATTCCGCCGCACGAGCAGGAATGCATCTTCCAGATGTACCGCCGCGCCGAACTGGCCCAGCGCGGCGATCCGCAAGGCTGGGGGATCGGCCTGCCCTATGTGCGCGCTGTGGCCGAAAGCCACGGCGGCAGTATCGGCCTCGACAGCAACAGCGACCGCGGGACGACGTTCTTCATCAATATCCCGATTGATGGCCGTCCCCATGCCGGGTCACGTACACTGGTTGCCGGGCAGGCGCCGGGAGCGACAACGATCGACTGA